From the Sphingomonas phyllosphaerae 5.2 genome, one window contains:
- a CDS encoding SMP-30/gluconolactonase/LRE family protein, with the protein MTEVRTVWRGAATLGEGPAWDPARGVLWFVDIKQQRVHRYDPRGGDVASWDAPAQIGWVLPAAAGTLLAGLQTGLARFDPESGAFAHLADVEPDLPGNRLNDATVAADGTVYFGSMDDGESAATGRVHRWDGAQVTTTAIEPVAITNGPGISPDGTTLYHVDTVGGVIHAVVLNSDGTVGAAREFATIDPADGHPDGVTVDSGGNVWVGLWGGWRARCYAPDGSIRQEVKLPAANVTKIALGGPDLRTAFATTARKDLDDAALADQPDAGGLFAFEVEVPGQPLPPVRLA; encoded by the coding sequence ATGACCGAGGTGCGGACGGTGTGGCGCGGGGCGGCGACGCTGGGCGAGGGGCCGGCATGGGATCCCGCGCGGGGCGTGCTATGGTTCGTCGACATCAAGCAGCAGCGCGTGCACCGCTACGATCCGCGTGGCGGCGACGTCGCCTCGTGGGACGCGCCAGCGCAGATCGGCTGGGTTCTGCCCGCCGCCGCCGGGACGTTGCTCGCCGGGCTCCAGACCGGGTTGGCGCGCTTCGATCCGGAAAGCGGCGCGTTCGCGCATCTCGCCGACGTCGAGCCGGACCTGCCCGGCAACCGCCTGAACGACGCGACCGTCGCCGCGGACGGCACGGTCTATTTCGGGTCGATGGACGATGGCGAGAGCGCAGCCACCGGGCGGGTTCATCGCTGGGACGGTGCGCAGGTGACGACGACCGCCATCGAACCGGTGGCGATCACCAACGGTCCGGGAATTTCGCCCGATGGTACAACGCTTTACCATGTCGATACCGTCGGCGGGGTGATCCATGCCGTGGTGCTGAACAGCGACGGTACGGTTGGCGCGGCGCGTGAATTCGCCACGATCGACCCGGCCGATGGTCACCCGGACGGCGTGACGGTCGATTCAGGCGGTAACGTCTGGGTAGGGCTGTGGGGCGGTTGGCGCGCACGCTGCTACGCGCCCGACGGCAGCATCCGGCAGGAGGTGAAGCTTCCCGCCGCCAACGTGACCAAGATCGCGCTCGGCGGCCCCGACCTGCGCACCGCCTTCGCGACCACGGCGCGCAAGGATCTCGACGACGCCGCACTGGCCGACCAGCCGGACGCCGGTGGCCTGTTCGCCTTCGAGGTCGAGGTGCCCGGCCAGCCGCTCCCGCCGGTACGCTTGGCCTGA
- the araD1 gene encoding AraD1 family protein translates to MTYNRLLQHRGADGRRRVILAEGDRAVFLTGVETTRALAHEAIAAGTTLAEAAAKRRSDETVDISAELDAGRLLPAIDHEDGARLMLAGTGLTHLGSASGRDAMHKAASSSEHQTDSMRMFLEGVEGGKPAAGAVGQQPEWFYKGDGQSLVAPEAPFASPAFAQDGGEEPELAGVYLIGEDGTPYRLGVALANEFSDHVTEKHNYLWLAHSKLRQASLGAELLLGTPPSDIRGTSRIVRDGKTLWEKPFLTGEDNMSHHLANLEHHHFKYAGFRRPGDVHVHFFGTATLSVADGVKTQAGDVFEIDAAPFALPLRNRLTDAAAAPVAVRAL, encoded by the coding sequence ATGACCTACAATCGCCTGCTTCAACATCGCGGTGCCGACGGGCGGCGTCGCGTCATCCTGGCCGAGGGCGACCGCGCGGTCTTCCTGACCGGGGTCGAGACCACGCGCGCGCTGGCGCACGAAGCGATCGCCGCCGGTACGACGCTGGCCGAGGCTGCAGCAAAGCGGCGCAGCGACGAGACCGTCGACATCTCCGCCGAGCTGGACGCCGGGCGCCTGCTGCCCGCGATCGATCATGAAGACGGCGCGCGGCTGATGCTGGCCGGCACCGGCCTGACGCACCTCGGCTCGGCTTCGGGGCGCGACGCGATGCACAAGGCGGCATCGTCGTCGGAGCACCAGACCGACTCGATGCGGATGTTCCTGGAAGGCGTGGAGGGCGGCAAGCCCGCCGCCGGCGCGGTCGGACAGCAGCCGGAATGGTTCTACAAGGGCGACGGCCAGTCGCTGGTCGCTCCCGAAGCGCCGTTCGCGTCGCCTGCCTTCGCGCAGGACGGCGGCGAGGAGCCGGAGCTGGCGGGCGTCTACCTGATCGGCGAGGACGGCACGCCGTACCGGCTGGGCGTCGCGCTCGCCAACGAGTTCAGCGACCATGTGACGGAGAAGCACAATTACCTGTGGCTGGCGCATTCCAAGCTGCGGCAGGCGTCGCTGGGCGCCGAATTGCTGCTCGGCACGCCGCCGTCGGATATCCGCGGCACCAGCCGGATCGTCCGCGATGGCAAGACGCTGTGGGAAAAGCCGTTCCTCACCGGCGAGGACAATATGTCGCATCACCTCGCCAATCTTGAGCATCATCATTTCAAATACGCCGGCTTCCGCCGTCCGGGCGACGTGCACGTGCACTTCTTCGGCACCGCGACGCTGTCGGTGGCAGACGGCGTGAAGACGCAGGCCGGGGACGTGTTCGAGATCGACGCGGCGCCGTTCGCGTTGCCGCTTCGCAACCGACTGACCGACGCGGCGGCCGCCCCGGTCGCGGTGCGCGCACTGTGA
- a CDS encoding [protein-PII] uridylyltransferase produces the protein MNARFDHLPNRRAIVDRRLLAEQVAAATGKDAAALRHQVSLLLKSALDAGRAEIARRITANPTRGIEAANAQAYLIDQLLCVLADFTLERLYPLSNPTAGERLLLIAVGGYGRGEMAPFSDVDIGFIMPGKQTPWAEQVIESMLYTLWDLGLKIGHSSRSVDEMVRQAKGDVTVRTALLEARYVWGDETLYEEASRRFADDVRRGTERQFAADKLAERNARHIRMGDTRYVVEPNVKEGKGGLRDLHALFWIGKHTYQVQRANELVAVGLFTREEYRLFHRADNFLWAVRCHLHLIAGRGEDRLTFDYQREIAQRMNYADRPGKSAVERFMQFYFLQARTVGSLTGLFLAHMDERFSRRRRLGLTVARTPKRLGGFAIDGGRIALPSDDFFQADPRRLVEIFALAAEQGMEIHPLALRCATRDARLVTAMRRDAQANARFLDLLAGPHDPELPLRWMNETGVLGRFVPDWARIVAQMQFDMYHHYTVDEHTIRAIGLLARMETGALADEHPLPSEVMGQIVSRRVLYVAVLLHDVAKGRGGDHSILGAEVAERLCPRFGLTPAETETVAWLVRHHLLMSATAFRRDLTDFKTILDFAEVVQSPERLRLLLVLTVVDIRAVGPGTWNGWKGQLLGDLYDRGEEVLRLGHKQKGRGERVLAKQEALRVALHWNADMLAGYVRRLPEPYWIAEPNDVLAHNAAFVSQAGEVPLAIDAQVYPERGATLVTVYAADHPGLFSRIAGAIHVAGGNIIDARIHTTRDGMALDNFLVQDPLGRPFDEAGQLMRLKTAIEDALAGRGKLTDRLKAKPLPRARADAFRIEPNVLVDNKASNRFTVVEVAARDRPALLNQLAYALFLSKVTIHSAHVATYGERAVDVFYLTDLTGDKITAVARVRTLEKRLLAAAAGAPHEEAA, from the coding sequence ATGAACGCCCGTTTCGATCACCTTCCCAATCGCCGCGCCATCGTCGATCGCCGATTGCTTGCCGAGCAGGTCGCCGCCGCCACCGGCAAGGACGCCGCGGCGCTGCGTCATCAGGTCAGCTTGCTGCTCAAGAGTGCGCTCGACGCCGGACGCGCGGAGATCGCACGCCGGATCACCGCCAACCCGACGCGCGGGATCGAGGCGGCGAACGCGCAGGCCTATCTGATCGACCAGTTGCTGTGCGTCCTGGCCGACTTCACGCTCGAACGGCTGTACCCGCTGTCCAATCCCACCGCGGGAGAGCGGCTGTTGCTGATCGCGGTCGGTGGATACGGACGCGGGGAGATGGCGCCGTTCTCGGACGTCGATATCGGCTTCATCATGCCCGGCAAGCAGACCCCGTGGGCCGAGCAGGTGATCGAGTCGATGCTCTACACCCTGTGGGATCTCGGGCTGAAGATCGGCCATTCCAGCCGCTCCGTCGACGAGATGGTGCGGCAGGCGAAGGGCGACGTGACGGTGCGCACCGCATTGCTGGAGGCGCGCTACGTTTGGGGCGACGAGACGCTTTACGAGGAAGCGTCGCGCCGCTTCGCCGACGACGTCCGCCGTGGGACCGAGCGACAGTTCGCCGCCGACAAGCTGGCCGAACGCAATGCGCGCCACATCCGCATGGGCGACACCCGCTACGTCGTCGAACCCAACGTCAAGGAAGGGAAGGGCGGATTGCGCGATCTCCACGCGCTGTTCTGGATCGGCAAACATACCTATCAGGTGCAGCGCGCGAACGAGCTGGTGGCGGTCGGGCTGTTTACGCGTGAGGAATACCGGCTCTTCCACCGCGCCGACAATTTCCTGTGGGCGGTGCGTTGCCACCTGCACCTGATCGCGGGCCGGGGCGAGGATCGGCTGACCTTCGACTATCAACGCGAGATCGCGCAGCGGATGAACTACGCCGACCGCCCCGGCAAATCGGCGGTCGAGCGTTTCATGCAATTCTACTTCCTCCAGGCGCGCACCGTCGGTTCGCTGACCGGACTGTTCCTTGCGCACATGGACGAGCGTTTCTCGCGCCGTCGCCGCCTCGGGCTGACGGTGGCGCGCACGCCCAAGCGGCTGGGCGGCTTCGCCATCGACGGCGGGCGAATCGCGCTGCCTTCCGACGATTTCTTCCAGGCCGACCCGCGGCGCCTGGTCGAGATCTTCGCGCTCGCCGCCGAGCAGGGGATGGAGATCCACCCGCTCGCGCTGCGCTGCGCGACGCGCGATGCGCGGCTGGTCACCGCGATGCGCCGCGACGCGCAGGCCAACGCACGCTTCCTCGATCTGCTCGCGGGGCCGCACGATCCGGAACTGCCGCTGCGGTGGATGAACGAGACCGGAGTGCTCGGACGCTTCGTGCCGGACTGGGCGCGGATCGTCGCGCAGATGCAGTTCGACATGTATCATCACTATACCGTCGACGAGCACACGATCCGCGCGATCGGGCTGCTGGCGCGGATGGAGACCGGCGCGCTCGCCGACGAGCATCCGTTGCCCAGCGAGGTGATGGGGCAGATCGTGTCGCGCCGCGTCCTCTACGTCGCGGTGCTGCTCCACGACGTCGCCAAGGGTCGCGGCGGCGACCATTCGATCCTGGGCGCCGAAGTGGCGGAGCGGCTCTGCCCGCGGTTCGGGCTGACCCCGGCGGAGACCGAGACGGTCGCGTGGCTGGTGCGCCACCACCTGTTGATGAGCGCGACGGCCTTCCGCCGCGACCTGACCGACTTCAAGACGATCCTCGATTTCGCGGAGGTGGTGCAGAGCCCGGAGCGGCTCCGCCTGCTGCTGGTGTTGACCGTCGTCGATATCCGTGCGGTCGGGCCGGGAACATGGAACGGCTGGAAGGGGCAATTGCTCGGCGACCTCTATGACCGTGGCGAGGAGGTGCTCCGGCTCGGCCACAAGCAGAAGGGCCGCGGGGAGCGTGTGCTCGCCAAGCAGGAGGCGTTGCGCGTCGCGCTGCACTGGAACGCGGACATGCTGGCGGGGTACGTCCGACGCCTGCCCGAACCGTATTGGATCGCCGAGCCAAACGACGTGCTGGCGCACAATGCCGCCTTCGTCTCGCAGGCCGGCGAGGTGCCGCTCGCGATCGATGCGCAGGTCTATCCGGAGCGTGGCGCGACGTTGGTAACCGTCTACGCCGCCGACCATCCCGGTTTGTTCAGCCGCATCGCCGGGGCGATCCACGTCGCTGGCGGGAACATCATCGACGCGCGCATCCACACCACGCGCGACGGCATGGCGCTGGACAATTTCCTGGTGCAGGATCCGCTTGGCCGCCCGTTCGACGAGGCGGGGCAACTCATGCGGTTGAAGACCGCGATCGAGGATGCGCTGGCCGGGCGCGGCAAGCTGACCGATCGCCTGAAGGCCAAGCCGCTGCCGCGCGCGCGCGCCGACGCCTTCCGGATCGAGCCCAACGTGCTGGTCGACAACAAGGCGTCGAATCGCTTCACGGTCGTCGAGGTGGCGGCGCGCGACCGCCCGGCGCTGCTCAACCAGCTCGCCTATGCGCTGTTCCTGTCGAAGGTGACGATCCACTCCGCGCACGTCGCCACGTATGGCGAGCGCGCGGTCGACGTCTTCTACCTGACCGACCTGACCGGCGACAAGATCACCGCCGTGGCGCGCGTTCGTACGCTGGAGAAACGCCTGCTGGCGGCCGCGGCGGGCGCCCCGCACGAGGAAGCGGCGTAG
- the mutS gene encoding DNA mismatch repair protein MutS: MMAQYLALKAEAEDCLLFYRMGDFFELFFDDARVAAQVLDIALTARGEHAGEKIPMCGVPVHAATAYLQRLIKAGHRVAIAEQTESPEAARKARGSKALVNRAIVRVVTAGTLTEETLLDARSANWCVAVGETAGGEVAVAAADVSTGRFEVIACDRGNLGAELARLGAAEVVAAEGSEVPATVWRPRAEFDSARAEERLKRLFAVATLDGFGQFGRAGLSAAGGLVAYLDHTAKGQLPFLRPPVLAAARDTMAIDAATRESLEITCTAAGQRKGSLLDAVDRTVTGAGARLLAADLGAPLMDRAAIDARLDLVALFHDDAALRERMRAALRALPDIGRALGRLAAGRGSPRDLGQLRDGLDGAWAIGDRLGKLEGAPAMLATLAPRLRGHGGLIDLLKRALVPAPPIEASDGGYIAAGYDAALDALRDTGSGGRRAIAALEATFRTRTGIAALKIRHNGVLGYHIEVPARAADPLMAADSGFTHRQTLAGVVRFNAPELHEVAASVTQSGAHALAAEAAHLEDLTAQALAGREAIAATADAVARLDVAAGLAERAIEGGWSRPAFADHACFEVAGGRHPVVEAALSRSGDRFVANDCVLGERSRLWLVTGPNMGGKSTFLRQNALIAVLAQAGAWVPAASARLGLVDRLFSRVGASDNLARGRSTFMVEMVETAAILAQATPDSFVILDEVGRGTSTYDGLAIAWAVVEAIHEDNRCRCLFATHYHELTRLAERCDALSLHHVRAREWKGELVLLHELADGPADRSYGLAVARLAGMPPATVSRAKAVLAKLEAGRAKTGGLAAGLDDLPLFAAALQAEEEQCDAIRAEVEALDVDALTPREALYTLYRLKALAREG, translated from the coding sequence ATGATGGCGCAATATCTCGCGTTGAAGGCGGAGGCTGAGGATTGCCTGCTGTTCTATCGCATGGGCGATTTCTTCGAGCTGTTCTTCGATGACGCGCGCGTCGCCGCGCAGGTGCTCGACATCGCGCTGACCGCGCGCGGCGAACATGCCGGCGAGAAGATCCCGATGTGCGGCGTGCCCGTCCACGCCGCCACCGCTTACCTGCAACGCCTTATCAAGGCCGGGCACCGCGTCGCCATCGCCGAGCAGACCGAATCGCCCGAGGCGGCGCGCAAGGCGCGCGGGTCCAAGGCGCTCGTCAACCGCGCGATCGTCCGCGTCGTCACCGCCGGCACGCTGACCGAAGAGACGTTGCTGGACGCACGGTCGGCGAACTGGTGCGTGGCGGTCGGCGAGACCGCCGGCGGCGAGGTCGCGGTCGCCGCCGCCGACGTGTCGACCGGCCGCTTCGAGGTGATCGCCTGCGACCGCGGCAACCTTGGCGCGGAACTCGCCCGGCTCGGCGCGGCGGAAGTCGTCGCGGCGGAGGGCAGCGAAGTCCCCGCCACCGTCTGGCGCCCGCGCGCCGAGTTCGACAGCGCGCGCGCCGAGGAGCGGCTCAAGCGGCTGTTCGCGGTCGCCACGCTCGACGGCTTCGGGCAGTTCGGACGCGCCGGGCTTTCCGCGGCGGGCGGGCTGGTCGCCTATCTCGACCACACCGCCAAGGGGCAGCTGCCGTTCCTGCGCCCGCCGGTGCTCGCCGCCGCGCGCGACACGATGGCGATCGACGCGGCGACCCGCGAGAGCCTGGAGATCACCTGCACGGCCGCCGGGCAGCGCAAGGGCAGCCTGCTCGACGCGGTCGACCGCACTGTCACCGGCGCGGGCGCGCGGCTGCTCGCCGCCGATCTCGGCGCGCCGTTGATGGACCGTGCCGCGATCGACGCGCGGCTCGATCTGGTCGCCTTGTTCCACGACGATGCGGCATTGCGCGAACGGATGCGCGCCGCGCTGCGTGCGCTTCCCGACATCGGGCGCGCGCTCGGGCGGCTGGCGGCCGGGCGCGGCTCCCCGCGCGACCTCGGCCAACTCCGCGACGGACTGGACGGCGCATGGGCGATCGGCGACCGGCTCGGCAAGCTGGAGGGCGCGCCGGCGATGCTCGCGACCCTTGCGCCCCGCCTGCGCGGCCACGGGGGATTGATCGACCTGCTCAAGCGCGCGCTGGTTCCCGCGCCACCGATCGAGGCGAGCGACGGCGGCTATATCGCGGCGGGCTACGATGCCGCGCTGGACGCGCTGCGCGATACCGGCAGCGGCGGCCGCCGCGCCATCGCCGCGCTGGAGGCGACCTTCCGCACCAGGACCGGGATCGCCGCGCTCAAGATCCGCCATAACGGCGTGCTTGGCTATCACATCGAGGTGCCGGCCCGCGCAGCCGATCCGCTGATGGCGGCGGACTCGGGCTTCACGCATCGCCAGACGCTCGCCGGAGTCGTGCGCTTCAATGCGCCGGAGCTGCACGAGGTCGCCGCCAGCGTGACGCAGTCCGGCGCGCACGCCCTCGCTGCCGAGGCGGCGCATCTCGAGGATCTCACCGCGCAGGCGCTGGCCGGGCGCGAGGCGATTGCCGCCACCGCCGACGCCGTCGCACGGCTCGACGTCGCCGCCGGGCTCGCCGAGCGCGCGATCGAAGGCGGCTGGTCGCGCCCCGCGTTTGCGGATCACGCCTGTTTCGAGGTTGCCGGCGGTCGCCATCCGGTCGTCGAGGCGGCGCTGTCGCGGAGCGGCGACCGCTTCGTCGCCAACGACTGCGTGCTGGGCGAACGCTCGCGGTTGTGGCTGGTCACCGGCCCCAACATGGGCGGCAAGTCGACGTTCCTGCGCCAGAATGCGCTGATCGCGGTGCTCGCGCAGGCCGGCGCGTGGGTGCCCGCGGCTTCCGCACGGCTCGGGCTGGTCGACCGGCTGTTCAGCCGTGTCGGCGCGTCGGACAATCTCGCGCGCGGGCGCTCGACGTTCATGGTCGAGATGGTCGAGACCGCCGCGATCCTCGCGCAGGCGACGCCGGACAGCTTCGTGATCCTCGACGAGGTCGGGCGCGGCACCTCCACCTACGACGGGCTCGCGATCGCCTGGGCGGTGGTGGAGGCGATCCACGAGGACAATCGCTGCCGCTGCCTGTTCGCCACGCATTATCACGAGCTGACCCGGCTCGCCGAACGCTGCGACGCGCTTTCGCTCCACCATGTGCGGGCGCGCGAGTGGAAGGGTGAGCTGGTGCTGCTCCACGAACTCGCCGACGGGCCGGCCGATCGCAGCTATGGCCTGGCGGTGGCGCGGCTTGCCGGGATGCCCCCTGCGACCGTCTCGCGCGCGAAGGCGGTGCTGGCGAAGCTGGAGGCGGGGCGCGCGAAGACCGGCGGCCTTGCGGCAGGGCTGGACGACCTGCCGCTGTTCGCCGCCGCCCTGCAGGCGGAGGAGGAGCAATGCGACGCGATCCGGGCCGAAGTGGAAGCGCTCGACGTCGACGCGCTCACGCCGCGTGAGGCGCTGTACACGCTCTACCGGCTTAAGGCGCTCGCGCGGGAGGGGTGA
- a CDS encoding type II toxin-antitoxin system RelE/ParE family toxin, with protein sequence MAEVVWTDQALEQLDLIVAHIELFDHVAAGRLRTRLFDVASSLQTFPARGHPVDATRRELLTVPPYMLRYREDGEIVWIVGVRHAARRPD encoded by the coding sequence ATGGCTGAGGTCGTCTGGACGGACCAGGCGCTCGAACAACTCGACCTGATCGTCGCCCATATCGAATTGTTCGATCACGTCGCGGCCGGGCGGCTGCGCACCCGGCTGTTCGATGTAGCGAGCAGCTTGCAGACGTTCCCGGCGCGTGGTCACCCGGTGGACGCCACCCGCCGTGAGCTGCTGACCGTTCCACCTTACATGTTGCGATACCGCGAGGACGGCGAGATCGTATGGATCGTCGGCGTCCGCCATGCCGCCCGCCGCCCGGACTGA
- a CDS encoding methylated-DNA--[protein]-cysteine S-methyltransferase has translation MLYRTSLPSPLGALTLVADDAALVAVLWPDDPPGRVRLATMEEQGDHPVLAAATTQISDYFAGTRTTFDLPLAPRGTDFQQAVWRALNAIPYGETRSYADIALAIGRPTAMRAVGAANGRNPISIVTPCHRVIGRSGALTGFAGGLAAKQHLLALEQR, from the coding sequence ATGCTGTATCGCACCTCCCTCCCATCCCCGCTCGGTGCGCTGACGCTGGTCGCCGACGACGCCGCGCTGGTGGCCGTGCTGTGGCCGGACGATCCACCCGGCAGGGTACGACTGGCGACGATGGAGGAGCAAGGCGATCATCCGGTGCTCGCCGCCGCAACGACCCAGATCAGCGACTATTTCGCGGGCACGCGCACCACGTTCGACCTGCCGCTGGCGCCGCGCGGCACCGATTTCCAGCAGGCGGTATGGCGCGCGCTGAACGCGATCCCGTATGGCGAAACGCGCAGCTATGCCGATATCGCGCTGGCGATCGGCCGCCCCACCGCGATGCGCGCGGTGGGCGCGGCGAACGGGCGCAATCCGATCTCGATCGTCACGCCGTGCCATCGCGTCATCGGGCGATCGGGGGCGCTGACCGGGTTCGCCGGCGGGCTGGCCGCCAAGCAACATCTGTTGGCACTGGAGCAACGCTAG
- a CDS encoding 2-dehydro-3-deoxygalactonokinase, translating into MAGDYIAIDWGTTNRRAWRMSAGGIPDEVAKDARGILSLTPEDYPSEISALRERLGDLPVIAAGMVGSNRGWREVPYVDAPADIADLARGTLELADFGVRLIPGVALRSAGRADVMRGEEVQVLGAIAAGLAPDDALFCQPGTHNKWIATADGRVSDIATALTGELFALLRGHGILAGMLDGDVADGAPFRDGLSRGAGARDLTVALFEVRARVLLGRLAPADAAAFASGVLIGADVGSRDDLAGREVQLLAGGALADLYAAAITHAGGRPVTLDSERAFAAGIHRLWELTQ; encoded by the coding sequence GTGGCGGGCGACTATATCGCCATCGACTGGGGAACGACCAACCGACGGGCATGGCGCATGTCCGCCGGCGGGATCCCCGATGAAGTGGCCAAGGACGCGCGCGGCATCTTGTCGCTTACCCCCGAAGATTATCCAAGCGAAATCAGCGCGCTGCGTGAAAGACTCGGCGACCTGCCGGTGATCGCCGCGGGGATGGTCGGGTCGAACCGCGGCTGGCGCGAGGTGCCATACGTGGACGCGCCGGCCGACATCGCGGATCTCGCGCGCGGCACGCTCGAACTGGCCGATTTTGGGGTCAGGCTGATCCCGGGAGTCGCCTTGCGGAGCGCGGGCCGCGCCGACGTGATGCGCGGCGAAGAGGTTCAGGTGCTCGGCGCGATTGCCGCCGGGCTGGCCCCGGACGACGCGCTGTTCTGCCAGCCGGGCACCCACAACAAATGGATCGCCACGGCCGACGGGCGAGTGAGCGACATCGCCACCGCGTTGACCGGCGAGCTGTTCGCCTTGCTGCGCGGGCATGGCATCCTGGCCGGCATGCTGGACGGCGATGTTGCTGACGGCGCGCCCTTCCGCGACGGACTGTCACGCGGAGCAGGCGCACGCGACCTGACAGTGGCGCTGTTCGAGGTGCGCGCACGCGTGCTGCTGGGGCGGCTTGCGCCGGCCGACGCCGCGGCGTTCGCGAGCGGGGTGCTGATCGGCGCCGACGTCGGTTCGCGCGACGATCTGGCGGGCCGCGAGGTGCAGTTGCTGGCGGGCGGAGCGCTCGCCGATCTCTATGCCGCGGCGATCACGCACGCCGGCGGGCGTCCGGTGACGCTCGACAGCGAGCGCGCGTTCGCCGCGGGTATCCACCGCTTGTGGGAGTTGACCCAATGA
- a CDS encoding Gfo/Idh/MocA family protein encodes MTAPIRLALVGMGKIAHDQHLPAIEAGKSFDLVATVSRSGEPVNGLPFFRDVRALADSGVAVDAVALCTPPQVRREIAQFCIEQGWHVFLEKPPGATLAEVTALRDAAAAKGVSLFASWHSRYADGVEPARAWLSEREVTAATITWREDVRVWHPGQDWIWEPGGFGVFDPGINALSIATRILPRPFFVETAELDVPSNRAAPIAARVAFRDTAGTAIAMDLDFRQEGPQHWDIEVVTDGGTLLLSKGGSVLTIDGKEAVAHDADLHGEYPGLYHRFAAIVRAGVSDVDVSPLRLVADAFLRGRHVTVEPFVE; translated from the coding sequence GTGACGGCCCCCATCCGCCTCGCGCTGGTCGGCATGGGCAAGATCGCGCACGACCAGCATCTGCCCGCGATCGAGGCCGGCAAGAGCTTCGATCTGGTCGCCACCGTCAGCCGCAGCGGCGAGCCGGTGAACGGGCTGCCGTTCTTCCGCGACGTGCGGGCGCTGGCCGACAGCGGCGTCGCGGTCGATGCCGTGGCATTGTGCACCCCGCCGCAGGTCCGGCGCGAGATCGCGCAATTCTGCATCGAGCAGGGCTGGCACGTCTTCCTTGAAAAGCCACCGGGCGCGACACTGGCAGAGGTCACCGCGCTGCGCGATGCCGCAGCGGCGAAGGGGGTCAGCCTGTTCGCGAGCTGGCACTCGCGCTACGCCGACGGGGTCGAGCCGGCGCGCGCGTGGCTGAGCGAGCGCGAAGTGACGGCGGCGACGATCACGTGGCGCGAGGACGTGCGCGTCTGGCATCCGGGTCAGGACTGGATCTGGGAGCCGGGCGGCTTCGGTGTGTTCGATCCCGGCATCAACGCGCTGTCGATCGCGACGCGCATCCTGCCGCGGCCGTTCTTCGTCGAGACCGCCGAACTGGACGTGCCGTCGAACCGCGCCGCGCCGATCGCCGCGCGCGTCGCATTCCGCGACACCGCCGGCACCGCGATCGCGATGGATCTCGACTTCCGCCAGGAAGGCCCACAGCATTGGGATATCGAGGTCGTTACCGACGGCGGCACGCTGCTGCTGTCGAAGGGCGGGTCGGTGCTGACGATCGACGGCAAGGAAGCGGTGGCGCACGACGCCGACCTGCACGGCGAATATCCGGGCCTCTACCATCGCTTCGCCGCGATCGTGCGCGCCGGCGTGTCCGACGTCGACGTCTCGCCGCTGCGGCTGGTCGCCGACGCGTTCCTGCGCGGGCGGCACGTCACCGTCGAGCCGTTCGTCGAATGA
- a CDS encoding 2-dehydro-3-deoxy-6-phosphogalactonate aldolase produces the protein MTTDTHARFDVAFAAAPLVAILRGLTPAEAPAVGDALVEAGFTLIEVPLNSPDPFDSIRLLATRLGDRAMVGAGTVLTVEDVLRVEDAGGTLIVSPNTDAAVIGASAARGLISLPGYFTASEGFAALAAGATALKLFPADGTTPAYLKAQRAVLPKATRLLAVGGIVPDNLEPWRAAGADGFGLGSNLYRPGKTADAVGAEARRYISALKDLA, from the coding sequence ATGACGACTGACACGCATGCAAGGTTCGACGTCGCGTTCGCGGCCGCACCGCTGGTCGCGATCCTGCGCGGGCTGACCCCGGCGGAGGCGCCGGCGGTCGGCGACGCGTTGGTCGAGGCCGGGTTCACGCTGATCGAGGTGCCGCTCAACTCGCCCGATCCGTTCGACAGCATCCGCCTGCTTGCCACGCGGCTCGGCGATCGCGCGATGGTGGGCGCAGGCACGGTGCTGACGGTCGAGGACGTGCTGCGCGTCGAGGACGCCGGCGGAACGCTGATCGTCTCCCCGAACACCGACGCCGCGGTGATCGGCGCAAGCGCGGCACGCGGGCTGATCTCGCTGCCCGGTTACTTCACCGCCAGCGAGGGGTTCGCCGCCCTCGCGGCCGGCGCCACCGCGCTGAAGCTGTTCCCCGCCGATGGCACCACGCCGGCCTATCTGAAGGCGCAGCGCGCGGTGCTGCCCAAGGCGACGCGCCTGCTGGCGGTCGGCGGGATCGTGCCCGATAACCTGGAGCCGTGGCGCGCAGCGGGCGCGGACGGCTTCGGGCTCGGCTCCAATCTTTATCGTCCCGGCAAGACCGCCGACGCGGTCGGTGCCGAGGCACGCCGCTACATCTCTGCGCTCAAGGACCTCGCATGA